The following coding sequences are from one Brienomyrus brachyistius isolate T26 chromosome 2, BBRACH_0.4, whole genome shotgun sequence window:
- the susd1 gene encoding sushi domain-containing protein 1 isoform X23 yields MRKDRMFWSTAALSMVFLIHFGFTISTVGMQGVDVCATCHINATCEEKADGHKVCNCMYGFVGNGRTHCQDKDECQIGANKICGNHTACHNTYGSFYCTCLTGYHPSNNMATFIPNDGTFCDDIDECRVQGICGEGAHCSNVQGSFNCRCQVGYRLENGQEPFRPSHDKSHCTAVDCGPPRSAGRAILLSFTGTSYLSQAVFGCSEGFRWKSGNTAAVCGAERVWEGPSLVCEEIKCGDPPVLPHATHQWNGSTAVGTKVEYLCNEGLRPVGGEHTSICGGRGTWTNVTLQCKEVDCGEPPSFPHAAMLWNQSSRVGAQVHYQCCAGFYNAGKGNVSLCTADGYWDPVDILCQEVDCGEPPSLPHAAMLWNQSSRVGAQVHYQCRAGFYNAGKGNVSLCTAGGYWDPVDILCQEVDCGEPPSFPHAAMLWNQSSRVGAQVHYQCRVGFYNAGKGNVSLCTADGYWDPVDILCQALCGPAPQLLHAVVEWQNGTVAVHRCQDGYRSRTGSNISVCDHAQTWHAATLICREVKPPISKVEVFNESCLRWKAEMNGGNQEHYTVQFVGSRAYQKAFQDKQMLVFKSGANRPELCMNLLPGTNYSINITAQTANFSLTVSANTSIQAPPVPHVTFRDVEGSCPTLGLHRTIHPQDAISVYQVFVLLLEGKVVFDCSSPRTPHFYGCREPCQEYITAEVQLAATGRKLFFTVGDQQWYGGYYNAPLENGKDYYIILRAVSQWAGVRKQYCVIWAKVKGASYIIESVTLLTGGSIGLVAFIVLLGYSYTWYCKKQ; encoded by the exons ATGAGGAAGGACAGAATGTTCTGGAGCACAGCAGCACTGAGCATGGTATTCCTTATCCACTTCGGCTTTACCATCTCCACAG TGGGGATGCAAGGTGTGGACGTGTGTGCCACATGTCACATCAATGCCACGTGTGAAGAGAAGGCTGACGGCCACAAAGTCTGCAACTGCATGTATGGCTTTGTGGGAAATGGACGGACGCACTGTCAAG ATAAGGATGAGTGCCAGATTGGAGCCAATAAAATTTGTGGGAATCACACGGCCTGCCACAACACCTATGGCAGTTTCTACTGCACCTGTCTGACTGGCTACCACCCCTCCAACAACATGGCAACCTTCATTCCAAACGACGGCACCTTCTGCGATG ATATTGATGAGTGTCGGGTGCAGGGGATTTGCGGAGAGGGTGCACATTGCAGCAATGTTCAGGGTAGTTTTAACTGCCGATGCCAGGTTGGATACCGACTCGAGAATGGACAGGAACCCTTCCGGCCCAGCCATGACAAATCACACTGCACAG CTGTCGACTGTGGGCCGCCTCGAAGCGCTGGCCGCGCCATCCTGCTCTCATTCACGGGAACAAGCTACCTTAGCCAGGCTGTGTTTGGCTGTTCGGAAGGATTCCGCTGGAAGAGCGGGAACACAGCAGCAGTTTGTGGAGCTGAAAGAGTGTGGGAAGGCCCCAGCCTGGTGTGTGAAG AGATTAAGTGTGGAGATCCACCAGTGTTACCCCATGCTACCCACCAGTGGAATGGCAGCACAGCTGTGGGCACCAAGGTGGAGTATCTCTGTAATGAAGGCTTACGGCCTGTGGGTGGAGAACACACGTCAATCTGTGGAGGACGTGGTACATGGACAAATGTGACTCTCCAGTGCAAAG AGGTTGACTGTGGTGAGCCCCCCTCATTTCCCCATGCTGCTATGTTGTGGAATCAGAGCAGCAGGGTTGGTGCTCAGGTGCACTACCAGTGCTGTGCTGGATTTTACAATGCGGGGAAAGGCAATGTCTCACTGTGTACTGCTGACGGTTACTGGGATCCCGTAGATATACTCTGTCAAG AGGTTGACTGTGGTGAGCCCCCCTCATTGCCCCATGCTGCTATGTTGTGGAATCAGAGCAGTAGGGTTGGTGCTCAGGTGCACTACCAGTGCCGTGCTGGATTTTATAATGCAGGGAAAGGCAATGTCTCACTGTGTACTGCTGGCGGTTACTGGGATCCCGTAGATATACTCTGCCAAG AGGTTGACTGTGGTGAGCCCCCCTCATTTCCCCATGCTGCTATGTTGTGGAATCAGAGCAGCAGGGTTGGTGCTCAGGTGCACTACCAGTGCCGTGTTGGATTTTACAATGCGGGGAAAGGCAATGTCTCACTGTGTACTGCTGACGGTTACTGGGATCCCGTAGATATACTCTGCCAAG CACTGTGTGGTCCTGCTCCCCAGTTGCTCCACGCTGTGGTGGAGTGGCAAAATGGCACAGTGGCGGTACATCGTTGTCAGGATGGATACCGCAGTAGGACAGGAAGCAACATATctgtgtgtgaccatgcccagaCCTGGCACGCTGCCACCCTCATCTGCAGGG AGGTTAAGCCACCCATCAGTAAAGTGGAGGTGTTTAACGAGAGCTGCCTGCGGTGGAAGGCTGAGATGAATGGTGGAAACCAGGAACACTACACC GTTCAGTTTGTGGGATCCAGGGCTTATCAGAAGGCATTCCAGGACAAACAGATGCTGGTCTTCAAATCAGGAGCTAACAGACCTGAACTCTGTATGAACCTGCTGCCAGGAACCAACTActccataaacatcacagcaCAGACTGCAAATTTCTCACTCACCGTCTCCGCCAACACCAGTATACAAG CTCCTCCAGTCCCTCATGTCACCTTCAGAGATGTAGAAGGTTCCTGTCCTACCCTTGGACTCCACAGGACCATCCACCCACAGGATGCAATTAG TGTGTACCAGGTTTTCGTGCTGCTGCTTGAGGGGAAGGTTGTGTTTGACTGCTCCTCTCCGCGCACTCCACACTTTTACGGCTGCCGGGAGCCGTGCCAGGAGTACATAACGGCAGAGGTCCAGCTGGCTGCAACTGGAAGAAAGCTTTTCTTCACTGTGGGGGACCAGCAGTGGTATGGGGGGTACTACAATGCCCCCCTGGAGAATGGCAAAGACTACTACATAATACTGCGTGCCGTCAGTCAGTGGGCAGGG GTCAGAAAGCAGTACTGTGTAATCTGGGCAAAAGTCAAGG GTGCATCCTACATCATTGAATCAGTGACTCTCTTAACTGGGGGATCCATTGGATTGGTTGCATTCATAGTACTTCTGGGATATTCATATACCTG GTACTGTAAGAAGCAATAA
- the susd1 gene encoding sushi domain-containing protein 1 isoform X7, whose protein sequence is MRKDRMFWSTAALSMVFLIHFGFTISTVGMQGVDVCATCHINATCEEKADGHKVCNCMYGFVGNGRTHCQDKDECQIGANKICGNHTACHNTYGSFYCTCLTGYHPSNNMATFIPNDGTFCDDIDECRVQGICGEGAHCSNVQGSFNCRCQVGYRLENGQEPFRPSHDKSHCTAVDCGPPRSAGRAILLSFTGTSYLSQAVFGCSEGFRWKSGNTAAVCGAERVWEGPSLVCEEIKCGDPPVLPHATHQWNGSTAVGTKVEYLCNEGLRPVGGEHTSICGGRGTWTNVTLQCKEVDCGEPPSFPHAAMLWNQSSRVGAQVHYQCCAGFYNAGKGNVSLCTADGYWDPVDILCQEVDCGEPPSLPHAAMLWNQSSRVGAQVHYQCRVGFYNAGKGNVSLCTADGYWDPVDILCQEVDCGEPPSFPHAAMLWNQSSRVGAQVHYQCCAGFYNAGKGNVSLCTTDGYWDPVDILCQEVDCGEPPSFPHAAMLWNQSSRVGAQVHYQCCAGFYNAGKGNVSLCTADGYWDPVNILCQEVDCGEPPSLPHAAMLWNQSSRVGAQVHYQCRVGFYNAGKGNVSLCTADGYWDPVDILCQALCGPAPQLLHAVVEWQNGTVAVHRCQDGYRSRTGSNISVCDHAQTWHAATLICREVKPPISKVEVFNESCLRWKAEMNGGNQEHYTVQFVGSRAYQKAFQDKQMLVFKSGANRPELCMNLLPGTNYSINITAQTANFSLTVSANTSIQAPPVPHVTFRDVEGSCPTLGLHRTIHPQDAISVYQVFVLLLEGKVVFDCSSPRTPHFYGCREPCQEYITAEVQLAATGRKLFFTVGDQQWYGGYYNAPLENGKDYYIILRAVSQWAGVRKQYCVIWAKVKGASYIIESVTLLTGGSIGLVAFIVLLGYSYTWYCKKQ, encoded by the exons ATGAGGAAGGACAGAATGTTCTGGAGCACAGCAGCACTGAGCATGGTATTCCTTATCCACTTCGGCTTTACCATCTCCACAG TGGGGATGCAAGGTGTGGACGTGTGTGCCACATGTCACATCAATGCCACGTGTGAAGAGAAGGCTGACGGCCACAAAGTCTGCAACTGCATGTATGGCTTTGTGGGAAATGGACGGACGCACTGTCAAG ATAAGGATGAGTGCCAGATTGGAGCCAATAAAATTTGTGGGAATCACACGGCCTGCCACAACACCTATGGCAGTTTCTACTGCACCTGTCTGACTGGCTACCACCCCTCCAACAACATGGCAACCTTCATTCCAAACGACGGCACCTTCTGCGATG ATATTGATGAGTGTCGGGTGCAGGGGATTTGCGGAGAGGGTGCACATTGCAGCAATGTTCAGGGTAGTTTTAACTGCCGATGCCAGGTTGGATACCGACTCGAGAATGGACAGGAACCCTTCCGGCCCAGCCATGACAAATCACACTGCACAG CTGTCGACTGTGGGCCGCCTCGAAGCGCTGGCCGCGCCATCCTGCTCTCATTCACGGGAACAAGCTACCTTAGCCAGGCTGTGTTTGGCTGTTCGGAAGGATTCCGCTGGAAGAGCGGGAACACAGCAGCAGTTTGTGGAGCTGAAAGAGTGTGGGAAGGCCCCAGCCTGGTGTGTGAAG AGATTAAGTGTGGAGATCCACCAGTGTTACCCCATGCTACCCACCAGTGGAATGGCAGCACAGCTGTGGGCACCAAGGTGGAGTATCTCTGTAATGAAGGCTTACGGCCTGTGGGTGGAGAACACACGTCAATCTGTGGAGGACGTGGTACATGGACAAATGTGACTCTCCAGTGCAAAG AGGTTGACTGTGGTGAGCCCCCCTCATTTCCCCATGCTGCTATGTTGTGGAATCAGAGCAGCAGGGTTGGTGCTCAGGTGCACTACCAGTGCTGTGCTGGATTTTACAATGCGGGGAAAGGCAATGTCTCACTGTGTACTGCTGACGGTTACTGGGATCCCGTAGATATACTCTGTCAAG AGGTTGACTGTGGTGAGCCCCCCTCATTGCCCCATGCTGCTATGTTGTGGAATCAGAGCAGCAGGGTTGGTGCTCAGGTGCACTACCAGTGCCGTGTTGGATTTTATAATGCGGGGAAAGGCAATGTCTCACTGTGTACTGCTGACGGTTACTGGGATCCCGTAGATATACTCTGTCAAG AGGTTGACTGTGGTGAGCCCCCCTCATTTCCCCATGCTGCTATGTTGTGGAATCAGAGCAGCAGGGTTGGTGCTCAGGTGCACTACCAGTGCTGTGCTGGATTTTACAATGCGGGGAAAGGCAATGTCTCACTGTGTACTACTGACGGTTACTGGGATCCCGTAGATATACTCTGCCAAG AGGTTGACTGTGGTGAGCCCCCCTCATTTCCCCATGCTGCTATGTTGTGGAATCAGAGCAGCAGGGTTGGTGCTCAGGTGCACTACCAGTGCTGTGCTGGATTTTATAATGCGGGGAAAGGCAATGTCTCACTGTGTACTGCTGACGGTTACTGGGATCCTGTAAATATACTCTGCCAAG AGGTTGACTGTGGTGAGCCCCCCTCATTGCCCCATGCTGCTATGTTGTGGAATCAGAGCAGTAGGGTTGGTGCTCAG GTGCACTACCAGTGCCGTGTTGGATTTTACAATGCGGGGAAAGGCAATGTCTCACTGTGTACTGCTGACGGTTACTGGGATCCCGTAGATATACTCTGCCAAG CACTGTGTGGTCCTGCTCCCCAGTTGCTCCACGCTGTGGTGGAGTGGCAAAATGGCACAGTGGCGGTACATCGTTGTCAGGATGGATACCGCAGTAGGACAGGAAGCAACATATctgtgtgtgaccatgcccagaCCTGGCACGCTGCCACCCTCATCTGCAGGG AGGTTAAGCCACCCATCAGTAAAGTGGAGGTGTTTAACGAGAGCTGCCTGCGGTGGAAGGCTGAGATGAATGGTGGAAACCAGGAACACTACACC GTTCAGTTTGTGGGATCCAGGGCTTATCAGAAGGCATTCCAGGACAAACAGATGCTGGTCTTCAAATCAGGAGCTAACAGACCTGAACTCTGTATGAACCTGCTGCCAGGAACCAACTActccataaacatcacagcaCAGACTGCAAATTTCTCACTCACCGTCTCCGCCAACACCAGTATACAAG CTCCTCCAGTCCCTCATGTCACCTTCAGAGATGTAGAAGGTTCCTGTCCTACCCTTGGACTCCACAGGACCATCCACCCACAGGATGCAATTAG TGTGTACCAGGTTTTCGTGCTGCTGCTTGAGGGGAAGGTTGTGTTTGACTGCTCCTCTCCGCGCACTCCACACTTTTACGGCTGCCGGGAGCCGTGCCAGGAGTACATAACGGCAGAGGTCCAGCTGGCTGCAACTGGAAGAAAGCTTTTCTTCACTGTGGGGGACCAGCAGTGGTATGGGGGGTACTACAATGCCCCCCTGGAGAATGGCAAAGACTACTACATAATACTGCGTGCCGTCAGTCAGTGGGCAGGG GTCAGAAAGCAGTACTGTGTAATCTGGGCAAAAGTCAAGG GTGCATCCTACATCATTGAATCAGTGACTCTCTTAACTGGGGGATCCATTGGATTGGTTGCATTCATAGTACTTCTGGGATATTCATATACCTG GTACTGTAAGAAGCAATAA
- the susd1 gene encoding sushi domain-containing protein 1 isoform X11 — protein MRKDRMFWSTAALSMVFLIHFGFTISTVGMQGVDVCATCHINATCEEKADGHKVCNCMYGFVGNGRTHCQDKDECQIGANKICGNHTACHNTYGSFYCTCLTGYHPSNNMATFIPNDGTFCDDIDECRVQGICGEGAHCSNVQGSFNCRCQVGYRLENGQEPFRPSHDKSHCTAVDCGPPRSAGRAILLSFTGTSYLSQAVFGCSEGFRWKSGNTAAVCGAERVWEGPSLVCEEIKCGDPPVLPHATHQWNGSTAVGTKVEYLCNEGLRPVGGEHTSICGGRGTWTNVTLQCKEVDCGEPPSFPHAAMLWNQSSRVGAQVHYQCRVGFYNAGKGNVSLCTADGYWDPVDILCQEVDCGEPPSFPHAAMLWNQSSRVGAQVHYQCCAGFYNAGKGNVSLCTTDGYWDPVDILCQEVDCGEPPSFPHAAMLWNQSSRVGAQVHYQCCAGFYNAGKGNVSLCTADGYWDPVNILCQEVDCGEPPSLPHAAMLWNQSSRVGAQVHYQCRAGFYNAGKGNVSLCTAGGYWDPVDILCQEVDCGEPPSFPHAAMLWNQSSRVGAQVHYQCRVGFYNAGKGNVSLCTADGYWDPVDILCQALCGPAPQLLHAVVEWQNGTVAVHRCQDGYRSRTGSNISVCDHAQTWHAATLICREVKPPISKVEVFNESCLRWKAEMNGGNQEHYTVQFVGSRAYQKAFQDKQMLVFKSGANRPELCMNLLPGTNYSINITAQTANFSLTVSANTSIQAPPVPHVTFRDVEGSCPTLGLHRTIHPQDAISVYQVFVLLLEGKVVFDCSSPRTPHFYGCREPCQEYITAEVQLAATGRKLFFTVGDQQWYGGYYNAPLENGKDYYIILRAVSQWAGVRKQYCVIWAKVKGASYIIESVTLLTGGSIGLVAFIVLLGYSYTWYCKKQ, from the exons ATGAGGAAGGACAGAATGTTCTGGAGCACAGCAGCACTGAGCATGGTATTCCTTATCCACTTCGGCTTTACCATCTCCACAG TGGGGATGCAAGGTGTGGACGTGTGTGCCACATGTCACATCAATGCCACGTGTGAAGAGAAGGCTGACGGCCACAAAGTCTGCAACTGCATGTATGGCTTTGTGGGAAATGGACGGACGCACTGTCAAG ATAAGGATGAGTGCCAGATTGGAGCCAATAAAATTTGTGGGAATCACACGGCCTGCCACAACACCTATGGCAGTTTCTACTGCACCTGTCTGACTGGCTACCACCCCTCCAACAACATGGCAACCTTCATTCCAAACGACGGCACCTTCTGCGATG ATATTGATGAGTGTCGGGTGCAGGGGATTTGCGGAGAGGGTGCACATTGCAGCAATGTTCAGGGTAGTTTTAACTGCCGATGCCAGGTTGGATACCGACTCGAGAATGGACAGGAACCCTTCCGGCCCAGCCATGACAAATCACACTGCACAG CTGTCGACTGTGGGCCGCCTCGAAGCGCTGGCCGCGCCATCCTGCTCTCATTCACGGGAACAAGCTACCTTAGCCAGGCTGTGTTTGGCTGTTCGGAAGGATTCCGCTGGAAGAGCGGGAACACAGCAGCAGTTTGTGGAGCTGAAAGAGTGTGGGAAGGCCCCAGCCTGGTGTGTGAAG AGATTAAGTGTGGAGATCCACCAGTGTTACCCCATGCTACCCACCAGTGGAATGGCAGCACAGCTGTGGGCACCAAGGTGGAGTATCTCTGTAATGAAGGCTTACGGCCTGTGGGTGGAGAACACACGTCAATCTGTGGAGGACGTGGTACATGGACAAATGTGACTCTCCAGTGCAAAG AGGTTGACTGTGGTGAGCCCCCCTCATTTCCCCATGCTGCTATGTTGTGGAATCAGAGCAGCAGGGTTGGTGCTCAG GTGCACTACCAGTGCCGTGTTGGATTTTATAATGCGGGGAAAGGCAATGTCTCACTGTGTACTGCTGACGGTTACTGGGATCCCGTAGATATACTCTGTCAAG AGGTTGACTGTGGTGAGCCCCCCTCATTTCCCCATGCTGCTATGTTGTGGAATCAGAGCAGCAGGGTTGGTGCTCAGGTGCACTACCAGTGCTGTGCTGGATTTTACAATGCGGGGAAAGGCAATGTCTCACTGTGTACTACTGACGGTTACTGGGATCCCGTAGATATACTCTGCCAAG AGGTTGACTGTGGTGAGCCCCCCTCATTTCCCCATGCTGCTATGTTGTGGAATCAGAGCAGCAGGGTTGGTGCTCAGGTGCACTACCAGTGCTGTGCTGGATTTTATAATGCGGGGAAAGGCAATGTCTCACTGTGTACTGCTGACGGTTACTGGGATCCTGTAAATATACTCTGCCAAG AGGTTGACTGTGGTGAGCCCCCCTCATTGCCCCATGCTGCTATGTTGTGGAATCAGAGCAGTAGGGTTGGTGCTCAGGTGCACTACCAGTGCCGTGCTGGATTTTATAATGCAGGGAAAGGCAATGTCTCACTGTGTACTGCTGGCGGTTACTGGGATCCCGTAGATATACTCTGCCAAG AGGTTGACTGTGGTGAGCCCCCCTCATTTCCCCATGCTGCTATGTTGTGGAATCAGAGCAGCAGGGTTGGTGCTCAGGTGCACTACCAGTGCCGTGTTGGATTTTACAATGCGGGGAAAGGCAATGTCTCACTGTGTACTGCTGACGGTTACTGGGATCCCGTAGATATACTCTGCCAAG CACTGTGTGGTCCTGCTCCCCAGTTGCTCCACGCTGTGGTGGAGTGGCAAAATGGCACAGTGGCGGTACATCGTTGTCAGGATGGATACCGCAGTAGGACAGGAAGCAACATATctgtgtgtgaccatgcccagaCCTGGCACGCTGCCACCCTCATCTGCAGGG AGGTTAAGCCACCCATCAGTAAAGTGGAGGTGTTTAACGAGAGCTGCCTGCGGTGGAAGGCTGAGATGAATGGTGGAAACCAGGAACACTACACC GTTCAGTTTGTGGGATCCAGGGCTTATCAGAAGGCATTCCAGGACAAACAGATGCTGGTCTTCAAATCAGGAGCTAACAGACCTGAACTCTGTATGAACCTGCTGCCAGGAACCAACTActccataaacatcacagcaCAGACTGCAAATTTCTCACTCACCGTCTCCGCCAACACCAGTATACAAG CTCCTCCAGTCCCTCATGTCACCTTCAGAGATGTAGAAGGTTCCTGTCCTACCCTTGGACTCCACAGGACCATCCACCCACAGGATGCAATTAG TGTGTACCAGGTTTTCGTGCTGCTGCTTGAGGGGAAGGTTGTGTTTGACTGCTCCTCTCCGCGCACTCCACACTTTTACGGCTGCCGGGAGCCGTGCCAGGAGTACATAACGGCAGAGGTCCAGCTGGCTGCAACTGGAAGAAAGCTTTTCTTCACTGTGGGGGACCAGCAGTGGTATGGGGGGTACTACAATGCCCCCCTGGAGAATGGCAAAGACTACTACATAATACTGCGTGCCGTCAGTCAGTGGGCAGGG GTCAGAAAGCAGTACTGTGTAATCTGGGCAAAAGTCAAGG GTGCATCCTACATCATTGAATCAGTGACTCTCTTAACTGGGGGATCCATTGGATTGGTTGCATTCATAGTACTTCTGGGATATTCATATACCTG GTACTGTAAGAAGCAATAA
- the susd1 gene encoding sushi domain-containing protein 1 isoform X9, giving the protein MRKDRMFWSTAALSMVFLIHFGFTISTVGMQGVDVCATCHINATCEEKADGHKVCNCMYGFVGNGRTHCQDKDECQIGANKICGNHTACHNTYGSFYCTCLTGYHPSNNMATFIPNDGTFCDDIDECRVQGICGEGAHCSNVQGSFNCRCQVGYRLENGQEPFRPSHDKSHCTAVDCGPPRSAGRAILLSFTGTSYLSQAVFGCSEGFRWKSGNTAAVCGAERVWEGPSLVCEEIKCGDPPVLPHATHQWNGSTAVGTKVEYLCNEGLRPVGGEHTSICGGRGTWTNVTLQCKEVDCGEPPSLPHAAMLWNQSSRVGAQVHYQCRVGFYNAGKGNVSLCTADGYWDPVDILCQEVDCGEPPSFPHAAMLWNQSSRVGAQVHYQCCAGFYNAGKGNVSLCTTDGYWDPVDILCQEVDCGEPPSFPHAAMLWNQSSRVGAQVHYQCCAGFYNAGKGNVSLCTADGYWDPVNILCQEVDCGEPPSLPHAAMLWNQSSRVGAQVHYQCRAGFYNAGKGNVSLCTAGGYWDPVDILCQEVDCGEPPSFPHAAMLWNQSSRVGAQVHYQCRVGFYNAGKGNVSLCTADGYWDPVDILCQALCGPAPQLLHAVVEWQNGTVAVHRCQDGYRSRTGSNISVCDHAQTWHAATLICREVKPPISKVEVFNESCLRWKAEMNGGNQEHYTVQFVGSRAYQKAFQDKQMLVFKSGANRPELCMNLLPGTNYSINITAQTANFSLTVSANTSIQAPPVPHVTFRDVEGSCPTLGLHRTIHPQDAISVYQVFVLLLEGKVVFDCSSPRTPHFYGCREPCQEYITAEVQLAATGRKLFFTVGDQQWYGGYYNAPLENGKDYYIILRAVSQWAGVRKQYCVIWAKVKGASYIIESVTLLTGGSIGLVAFIVLLGYSYTWYCKKQ; this is encoded by the exons ATGAGGAAGGACAGAATGTTCTGGAGCACAGCAGCACTGAGCATGGTATTCCTTATCCACTTCGGCTTTACCATCTCCACAG TGGGGATGCAAGGTGTGGACGTGTGTGCCACATGTCACATCAATGCCACGTGTGAAGAGAAGGCTGACGGCCACAAAGTCTGCAACTGCATGTATGGCTTTGTGGGAAATGGACGGACGCACTGTCAAG ATAAGGATGAGTGCCAGATTGGAGCCAATAAAATTTGTGGGAATCACACGGCCTGCCACAACACCTATGGCAGTTTCTACTGCACCTGTCTGACTGGCTACCACCCCTCCAACAACATGGCAACCTTCATTCCAAACGACGGCACCTTCTGCGATG ATATTGATGAGTGTCGGGTGCAGGGGATTTGCGGAGAGGGTGCACATTGCAGCAATGTTCAGGGTAGTTTTAACTGCCGATGCCAGGTTGGATACCGACTCGAGAATGGACAGGAACCCTTCCGGCCCAGCCATGACAAATCACACTGCACAG CTGTCGACTGTGGGCCGCCTCGAAGCGCTGGCCGCGCCATCCTGCTCTCATTCACGGGAACAAGCTACCTTAGCCAGGCTGTGTTTGGCTGTTCGGAAGGATTCCGCTGGAAGAGCGGGAACACAGCAGCAGTTTGTGGAGCTGAAAGAGTGTGGGAAGGCCCCAGCCTGGTGTGTGAAG AGATTAAGTGTGGAGATCCACCAGTGTTACCCCATGCTACCCACCAGTGGAATGGCAGCACAGCTGTGGGCACCAAGGTGGAGTATCTCTGTAATGAAGGCTTACGGCCTGTGGGTGGAGAACACACGTCAATCTGTGGAGGACGTGGTACATGGACAAATGTGACTCTCCAGTGCAAAG AGGTTGACTGTGGTGAGCCCCCCTCATTGCCCCATGCTGCTATGTTGTGGAATCAGAGCAGCAGGGTTGGTGCTCAGGTGCACTACCAGTGCCGTGTTGGATTTTATAATGCGGGGAAAGGCAATGTCTCACTGTGTACTGCTGACGGTTACTGGGATCCCGTAGATATACTCTGTCAAG AGGTTGACTGTGGTGAGCCCCCCTCATTTCCCCATGCTGCTATGTTGTGGAATCAGAGCAGCAGGGTTGGTGCTCAGGTGCACTACCAGTGCTGTGCTGGATTTTACAATGCGGGGAAAGGCAATGTCTCACTGTGTACTACTGACGGTTACTGGGATCCCGTAGATATACTCTGCCAAG AGGTTGACTGTGGTGAGCCCCCCTCATTTCCCCATGCTGCTATGTTGTGGAATCAGAGCAGCAGGGTTGGTGCTCAGGTGCACTACCAGTGCTGTGCTGGATTTTATAATGCGGGGAAAGGCAATGTCTCACTGTGTACTGCTGACGGTTACTGGGATCCTGTAAATATACTCTGCCAAG AGGTTGACTGTGGTGAGCCCCCCTCATTGCCCCATGCTGCTATGTTGTGGAATCAGAGCAGTAGGGTTGGTGCTCAGGTGCACTACCAGTGCCGTGCTGGATTTTATAATGCAGGGAAAGGCAATGTCTCACTGTGTACTGCTGGCGGTTACTGGGATCCCGTAGATATACTCTGCCAAG AGGTTGACTGTGGTGAGCCCCCCTCATTTCCCCATGCTGCTATGTTGTGGAATCAGAGCAGCAGGGTTGGTGCTCAGGTGCACTACCAGTGCCGTGTTGGATTTTACAATGCGGGGAAAGGCAATGTCTCACTGTGTACTGCTGACGGTTACTGGGATCCCGTAGATATACTCTGCCAAG CACTGTGTGGTCCTGCTCCCCAGTTGCTCCACGCTGTGGTGGAGTGGCAAAATGGCACAGTGGCGGTACATCGTTGTCAGGATGGATACCGCAGTAGGACAGGAAGCAACATATctgtgtgtgaccatgcccagaCCTGGCACGCTGCCACCCTCATCTGCAGGG AGGTTAAGCCACCCATCAGTAAAGTGGAGGTGTTTAACGAGAGCTGCCTGCGGTGGAAGGCTGAGATGAATGGTGGAAACCAGGAACACTACACC GTTCAGTTTGTGGGATCCAGGGCTTATCAGAAGGCATTCCAGGACAAACAGATGCTGGTCTTCAAATCAGGAGCTAACAGACCTGAACTCTGTATGAACCTGCTGCCAGGAACCAACTActccataaacatcacagcaCAGACTGCAAATTTCTCACTCACCGTCTCCGCCAACACCAGTATACAAG CTCCTCCAGTCCCTCATGTCACCTTCAGAGATGTAGAAGGTTCCTGTCCTACCCTTGGACTCCACAGGACCATCCACCCACAGGATGCAATTAG TGTGTACCAGGTTTTCGTGCTGCTGCTTGAGGGGAAGGTTGTGTTTGACTGCTCCTCTCCGCGCACTCCACACTTTTACGGCTGCCGGGAGCCGTGCCAGGAGTACATAACGGCAGAGGTCCAGCTGGCTGCAACTGGAAGAAAGCTTTTCTTCACTGTGGGGGACCAGCAGTGGTATGGGGGGTACTACAATGCCCCCCTGGAGAATGGCAAAGACTACTACATAATACTGCGTGCCGTCAGTCAGTGGGCAGGG GTCAGAAAGCAGTACTGTGTAATCTGGGCAAAAGTCAAGG GTGCATCCTACATCATTGAATCAGTGACTCTCTTAACTGGGGGATCCATTGGATTGGTTGCATTCATAGTACTTCTGGGATATTCATATACCTG GTACTGTAAGAAGCAATAA